A single genomic interval of Helianthus annuus cultivar XRQ/B chromosome 6, HanXRQr2.0-SUNRISE, whole genome shotgun sequence harbors:
- the LOC110933424 gene encoding uncharacterized protein LOC110933424, which yields MIKVVNAFNQIYNQIYLSPPSGSNDEDILNLAIAKWDSQNPTPFPHFRAWNVVRKEQKWRPVPNEVATAKRTKTSESGSYSAGGSTARCQIDINDDPEDDEDVLPVHESERPPGRDKAKKEAAGKRKVAGSSGGGGSSGGRGEKASSKMDDLINEFRSFKEFAAEKYTHKKTVSSDYARAEDFRIMRLDLDSVSEDEREVYRRMKEEET from the exons ATGATCAAGGTCGTCAACGCTTTTAACCAAATTTATAACCAAATTTACCTTTCTCCTCCTAGCGGGAGTAACGACGAGGACATTCTTAACCTTGCTATCGCCAAGTGGGACTCTCAAAATCCAACGCCTTTCCCGCACTTCCGAGCATGGAACGTTGTAAGGAAAGAACAAAAATGGAGGCCGGTTCCAAATGAGGTCGCAACGGCCAAACGCACTAAAACTTCCGAGTCCGGAAGTTATAGTGCGGGAGGCTCCACCGCTCGTTGTCAAATCGACATAAACGACGACCCGGAAGATGACGAGGATGTGTTGCCCGTTCACGAGTCGGAACGTCCCCCCGGGAGGGACAAAGCAAAAAAAGAAGCGGCCGGAAAGCGAAAAGTGGCCGGCTCGAGTGGAGGTGGCGGCTCGAGTGGAGGTAGGGGCGAGAAGGCATCGTCAAAAATGGACGACTTGATAAACGAATTCCGTTCGTTCAAAGAGTTCGCGGCCGAAAAGTATACTCACAAGAAAACCGTGTCGTCCGACTATGCTCGAGCAGAAGATTTTAGGATAATGAGGTTGGATCTCGACTCGGTTTCGGAGGATGAACGCGAGGTTTATCGGAGGATGAAGGAAGAG GAAacgtaa